In the Osmerus eperlanus chromosome 27, fOsmEpe2.1, whole genome shotgun sequence genome, one interval contains:
- the trim47 gene encoding E3 ubiquitin-protein ligase TRIM47 isoform X2, giving the protein MAGKTSVISVQSAEWFVFNKISFTKNYLVKNLVDKLNQLECLKSFKPAQPKPVKLDGKCDRHGEELKLYCHTDRKPICVVCRESRAHRHHEVAPVPEVLEDMRGELRMRLVKLEWQQSVCSRVKAEDEHTKNDAKLKKQRLKEKIEEDVGALVQFLLDEKDTLLDSLDAELVATTAVIDENLKKVDKEAVAVDEAIAEIRKHFGGKPSFESMTQIIGKPLQVNPSVSSCNCPVDWTDFSGPFQLILWKKMMHVLYTMPQNLTLDPDTAHPNLAITDFDTKVEEGRARSQDPDLPQRFTRFCGVLATAQYASGQHYWEVDVKDKGVWYLGVTTEYSNRKGFVNLSPSSGYWSLCLQDRLYANEEDARVLVADYWNSPRVGVYLDYDNGRVSFYDAVTMKRLYMFDAYFDEPVSPFFSPGKNDPGSRLQICHYY; this is encoded by the exons ATGGCGGGGAAGACATCGGTTATCAGTGTCCAGAGTGCCGAATGGTTT GTATTCAACAAGATCAGTTTCACCAAAAACTACCTGGTGAAGAACCTGGTGGATAAGTTGAATCAGCTGGAATGTTTGAAGTCCTTCAAACCCGCACAGCCCAAGCCAGTGAAGCTCGACGGTAAATGCGACCGTCATGGGGAAGAGCTGAAACTCTACTGCCACACAGACCGCAAACCCATCTGTGTGGTCTGCAGAGAGTCCAGAGCACACAG ACACCATGAGGTAGCTCCTGTCCCAGAGGTTCTGGAGGACATGAGG GGGGAGCTGAGGATGAGGCTGGTGAAGCTGGAGTGGCAGCAGAGCGTGTGTTCCCGGGTGAAGGCCGAAGACGAGCACACCAAGAACGACGCCAAG CTGAAGAAGCAGAGGTTGAAGGAGAAGATCGAGGAGGATGTGGGCGCCCTGGTGCAGTTCCTGCTGGACGAGAAGGACACGCTGCTGGACAGCCTGGACGCCGAGCTGGTGGCCACCACGGCCGTCATCGACGAGAACCTGAAAAAGGTGGACAAGGAGGCGGTCGCCGTGGACGAGGCCATCGCCGAGATCCGGAAGCACTTTGGCGGGAAGCCGAGCTTTGAG AGCATGACCCAGATAATCGGCAA GCCCCTGCAGGTGAACCCCTCCGTCTCCTCCTGTAACTGCCCTGTGGACTGGACCGATTTCTCAGGACCCTTCCAGCTCATCCTGTGGAAGAAGATGATGCATGTGCTGTACACCA tGCCTCAGAACCTGACCCTCGACCCCGACACGGCCCACCCCAACCTTGCCATCACCGACTTCGACACCAAAGTGGAGGAGGGCCGTGCCCGCAGCCAGGACCCCGACCTCCCCCAGCGCTTCACGCGCTTCTGTGGCGTCCTGGCCACGGCGCAGTACGCCAGCGGCCAGCACTACTGGGAGGTGGACGTGAAAGACAAGGGCGTGTGGTACCTGGGCGTGACCACCGAGTACAGCAACAGGAAGGGCTTCGTCAACCTCAGCCCCTCCTCCGGGTACTGGAGCCTGTGCCTGCAGGACCGCCTCTACGCCAACGAGGAGGACGCCCGCGTCCTGGTGGCCGACTACTGGAACTCGCCGCGGGTGGGCGTGTACCTGGACTACGACAACGGGCGCGTGTCCTTCTACGACGCAGTCACCATGAAGAGGCTGTACATGTTCGACGCCTACTTCGACGAGCCCGTGTCGCCCTTCTTCAGCCCCGGGAAGAACGACCCGGGGAGCAGGCTGCAGATATGCCACTACTACTAA
- the trim47 gene encoding E3 ubiquitin-protein ligase TRIM47 isoform X1, with protein MATASPTADLQKELICAICLDYFDDPVILKCGHNFCRFCILMHWEENGGEDIGYQCPECRMVFNKISFTKNYLVKNLVDKLNQLECLKSFKPAQPKPVKLDGKCDRHGEELKLYCHTDRKPICVVCRESRAHRHHEVAPVPEVLEDMRGELRMRLVKLEWQQSVCSRVKAEDEHTKNDAKLKKQRLKEKIEEDVGALVQFLLDEKDTLLDSLDAELVATTAVIDENLKKVDKEAVAVDEAIAEIRKHFGGKPSFESMTQIIGKPLQVNPSVSSCNCPVDWTDFSGPFQLILWKKMMHVLYTMPQNLTLDPDTAHPNLAITDFDTKVEEGRARSQDPDLPQRFTRFCGVLATAQYASGQHYWEVDVKDKGVWYLGVTTEYSNRKGFVNLSPSSGYWSLCLQDRLYANEEDARVLVADYWNSPRVGVYLDYDNGRVSFYDAVTMKRLYMFDAYFDEPVSPFFSPGKNDPGSRLQICHYY; from the exons ATGGCTACTGCAAGTCCCACTGCAGATTTGCAGAAAGAGCTGATCTGTGCAATCTGCCTGGACTACTTTGACGACCCTGTCATTTTGAAATGTGGACATAATTTCTGCCGCTTTTGTATTCTTATGCATTGGGAGGAAAATGGCGGGGAAGACATCGGTTATCAGTGTCCAGAGTGCCGAATG GTATTCAACAAGATCAGTTTCACCAAAAACTACCTGGTGAAGAACCTGGTGGATAAGTTGAATCAGCTGGAATGTTTGAAGTCCTTCAAACCCGCACAGCCCAAGCCAGTGAAGCTCGACGGTAAATGCGACCGTCATGGGGAAGAGCTGAAACTCTACTGCCACACAGACCGCAAACCCATCTGTGTGGTCTGCAGAGAGTCCAGAGCACACAG ACACCATGAGGTAGCTCCTGTCCCAGAGGTTCTGGAGGACATGAGG GGGGAGCTGAGGATGAGGCTGGTGAAGCTGGAGTGGCAGCAGAGCGTGTGTTCCCGGGTGAAGGCCGAAGACGAGCACACCAAGAACGACGCCAAG CTGAAGAAGCAGAGGTTGAAGGAGAAGATCGAGGAGGATGTGGGCGCCCTGGTGCAGTTCCTGCTGGACGAGAAGGACACGCTGCTGGACAGCCTGGACGCCGAGCTGGTGGCCACCACGGCCGTCATCGACGAGAACCTGAAAAAGGTGGACAAGGAGGCGGTCGCCGTGGACGAGGCCATCGCCGAGATCCGGAAGCACTTTGGCGGGAAGCCGAGCTTTGAG AGCATGACCCAGATAATCGGCAA GCCCCTGCAGGTGAACCCCTCCGTCTCCTCCTGTAACTGCCCTGTGGACTGGACCGATTTCTCAGGACCCTTCCAGCTCATCCTGTGGAAGAAGATGATGCATGTGCTGTACACCA tGCCTCAGAACCTGACCCTCGACCCCGACACGGCCCACCCCAACCTTGCCATCACCGACTTCGACACCAAAGTGGAGGAGGGCCGTGCCCGCAGCCAGGACCCCGACCTCCCCCAGCGCTTCACGCGCTTCTGTGGCGTCCTGGCCACGGCGCAGTACGCCAGCGGCCAGCACTACTGGGAGGTGGACGTGAAAGACAAGGGCGTGTGGTACCTGGGCGTGACCACCGAGTACAGCAACAGGAAGGGCTTCGTCAACCTCAGCCCCTCCTCCGGGTACTGGAGCCTGTGCCTGCAGGACCGCCTCTACGCCAACGAGGAGGACGCCCGCGTCCTGGTGGCCGACTACTGGAACTCGCCGCGGGTGGGCGTGTACCTGGACTACGACAACGGGCGCGTGTCCTTCTACGACGCAGTCACCATGAAGAGGCTGTACATGTTCGACGCCTACTTCGACGAGCCCGTGTCGCCCTTCTTCAGCCCCGGGAAGAACGACCCGGGGAGCAGGCTGCAGATATGCCACTACTACTAA